Below is a genomic region from Microbacterium esteraromaticum.
ACATCGGCGTGCAGATCACCGACAGCGCGTACGCCGTGGCATCGATCGGCATCATGACCCGCGTCGGAGACGCGGTCACGCGTCAGATCGCCGACGGCGCGCCGTGGGTCAAGACGGTCCACACCGTCGGCGCGCCGCTCCAGCCCGGTGAGCCAGACGTCGAGTGGCCGTGCAACGACGAGAAGTACATCGTGCACTTCCCTGAGACGCTCGAGGTCTACTCGTACGGTTCCGGCTACGGCGGAAACGCCATCCTCGCCAAGAAGTGCTTCGCGCTGCGCATCGCGTCGGTGATCGCCCGCGACGAGGGGTGGCTCGCCGAGCACATGCTGCTCATCCGGGTCACCGACCCGAAGGGGCGCGCGTACCATGTCGCAGCGGCCTTCCCCTCGGCCTGCGGCAAGACCAATCTCGCCATGCTGCGTCCGACCATCCCCGGGTGGAAGGTCGAGACGCTCGGCGACGACATCGTCTGGATCCGTCCGGGCGAGGACGGCCGCATGCACGCGATGAACCCCGAGGCGGGTTTCTTCGGGGTCGCACCGGGAACGGGGGAGTCGACCAACGTCACAGCGGTCGAGACCCTCTGGGGCAACACCATCTTCACCAACGTCGCGCTGCGCCCCGACGGGGACGTGTGGTGGGAAGGGCTCACCGACACTCCGCCGGCGAACCTGATCGACTGGCAGGGCAACCCGTGGACGCCGGAGTCCGGCCGACCGGCCGCGCACCCGAACTCGCGCTTCACCGTCTCGGCCGCGCAGTGCCCCCAGATCGCCGAGGACTGGGAGGACCCGGAGGGCGTTCCACTCGACGTCATCCTGTTCGGCGGTCGCAGGGCGAGCAACGTGCCTCTCGTCGTCGAGGCGACCGACTGGAGCCACGGCGTCTTCATCGGCTCGACGATCTCGTCCGAGCGCACCGCCGCCGCGGAGGGCAAGCTGGGCGAGCTGCGCCGCGACCCCTTCGCCATGCTGCCGTTCTGCGGCTACAACATGGGCGACTACTTCGCCCACTGGCTCAAGGTGGGCCGTCAGCTCCGCTTCGACCGTGCTCCGCGCATCTTCCAGGTCAACTGGTTCCGTCGTGGCGATGACGGACGCTTCCTGTGGCCGGGGTTCGGCGACAACTCCCGAGTGATCGACTGGATCATCCGTCGTATCAGCGGAGAGGTCGGGGCTGTCGACAGCCCGATCGGCCGTCTGCCGAAGCGCGAGGACCTCAACCTCGACGGCCTCGAGATCACGGATGCCGACCTCGATGAGCTGTTCGACGTGGACGTCGACGCATGGCTCGCCGAAGCCGATTCCACCGAGGAGTTCTACGCCATGTTCGACGAGGCGCTGCCCTCCGCGCTTCGGAGCGAGCTCGAGGCCCTTCGCTACCGCCTCAACGCCGCTCGCTGAGCGCCTCTCCCCGTCGGAGAACTCAGATCATTCTCACGCAGACGGCGTGTCACGGGCATCCGTACCCGTGACACGCCGTCTGCGTCTGAGATCCGCGACGCCCGCGCGGTGTCGGAGCCGCCAGGACGGCGTCACACCAGCAGCTGATGCCGAGCCAGATCGCGGTACAGCGGGGTCGATTCGACGAGCTCGGCGTGCGTGCCCTGGCCCACCACGACGCCGCCCTGCAGCACGACGATGAGGTCGCTGTCGACCACGGTCGAGAGGCGGTGGGCGATCACGAGCAGCGTGCGGTCGGCGGCGGCGGCATCGATCGCCTCTCGCATGCGCTGCTCGTTCACCCCGTCGAGCGACGAGGTCGATTCGTCGAGCAGCAGGATCGGGGCCTCGGTGAGCAAGGCGCGTGCGATGGCCAGCCGCTGACGCTCGCCGCCGGAGAGCATTACGCCGTCTTCGCCGACGGGCGCCGCGAGGCCCAGCGGACTGCGCTCGAGCACGTCGCCGAGGTTCACCGAGCGCAGCACGCGCTCGCAGTCGGCGTCCGTGGCTTCTGGAGCCGCGAGGCGCAGATTCTCGCCCAGCGTTCCGGCGAGCGTGGGGGCGTCCTGCTCGACGTAGCCGAACTGCGCGCGCAGCTGTTCGCGCGGGTAGGTGCGCACATCATGCCCGGCGAGCCGGATCGACCCGCCGGTCGGGTCGTAGAAGCGCTCGATGAGCGACAGGATCGTGCTCTTGCCTGCGCCGCTCGGTCCGACCAGGGCGACTCGCGCGCCGCGCGGGACCGCGAACGAGACGCCTTTGAGCACGTCCCGGTCGATCTCGGTCGCGATGTCGTCCGACGCGTGCTCGAGGTGCGCGTCGACCAGCAGCGTCTGAGCCTCCTTCGCTGCCGCCTCACGGGCGGCGATCACGGCGTCGGGGTAGCGGAAGCGCACATCCCGGAACTCGATCGCGGGCGCCCCGACGACCGCGGCTGCGGTGACTCCGGCATCCGGCTCGTCGTCCTGCGTCTCTGTAGGCAGGTCGAGCACCTCCTGGATCCGTCCGAGAGCGCCGAGCGCCTGATTCACCGAGGTGATGGCACCGAAAGCCTGCCCGAGGGGCATCACCAGCATGAACAGGAACATGATGAAGGTGACCAGCGCGGCTATCGTGAGGGCCCCGGATGCCACCCGGAAGCCACCAACGCCGAGCACCACGAGCAGCGACAGCTGTAGCGCGACGCCGGCCACCGGGACGACCATCGACGAGATCTTCGCGATCCGGACGCCGAGGCCGTATGCCTCGCCTGCGATGCCCTCGACCGCCGCCGTCTCGCGGTCGGCGGCTCCGGAGGCGCGCACGGTGCGGATCGAGGAGATGCCGCGTTCGACCCCGGATGCCAGTTCGCCGACCTTCTGCTGCTGCGCGGCTGATGCGGTGCGGATGCGCCCGCTGAGCAGAACGACCACGACGACCGACACGCCGATCACGAGCACGATCAGCAGCAGAAGCAGTGGATCGATGATCAGCATCGCGATGAGCGCGCCGACGAACAGGATCGCGCTTCCGACGGCGTCGGCGAGGCCCTGGGTGAGCACGGCGTACAGCAGCGTGGTGTCGGTGCCGACGCGCGAGACGAGATCGCCGGTGCGTCGCGCGTCGAACTCGCTGATCGGCAGATGCAGGATGCGCGCGATGAGCTTGCGGCGGCTGGAGTACACCACCGCCGTCCCGGTGCGCTGGAGCAGGTAGTGCTGATAGCCGGAGATCACGGATGCCGCGATCACGAAGGCGATCAGCAGCCAGACGAGTCCGCCGAGGCCGTCGCCGTCCTGAACCCTCGCGATGACCTGACCGACCAGGAGGGGCTGCACCAGCGAGGCGGCCGCGCCGATGATGCTGAGCACTGCGACGACGGCGAGCACCTTCTTGTGCTCGAACAGGAAGGGGAGCAGTTGGCGGAACGTGGCACGCGGGCCGTCGGGCTGCGCGCCGCGTCCCCGTCGGCGTGACGGCGCCGTGCGAGACATGGGACCTCGATCTCAGGGGGCTCAGGCGCCAGGGCATGCGGAAGCCCTGGCATCCGCTTCCTATTGTCTGCCGAACTTCTTATGCGCGGCCTGTTTGGAGATGCCGAGGGCGCCGGCGATCGCCTGCCATGAGTATCCGGCGAGCCTGGCGCGACGCACCTGCGCCTCCTCTGCGCGCGACAGCTCGCGCCGGGCGGCGGTGAGCCTGTGCAGCTCGGCGATGGGCTCGCCCTCGGGGGCGGTGCTCGATGCGACGTGAACGCTCATGCGTCAATATTCGTTGACGCGGGGACCGTTGTCAACCTATATTGACGCACACGGAGAGGATCCCCGCAGGCCGTGGCCTGCGGGGATCCTCGATCCATCAGGGTGCCGGAGCTGCCGGCGGCGCCGTCGGCGGTGCCGGAGGTGCGGAGGGCGGTGCCGGAGGTGCGGAGGGCGGTGCCGGAGGTGCGGAGGGCGGTGCCGGAGGAGCAGGCGGCACGGATGCCGACTGCGGCGCGTCCGACGCCCGCGGAGGTGCCGATGCGCCGGACGGCGCCGCGAGTTCGGACTCCATGCTGCCCAGCCACTTCTCCCAGCGTGTGCGCATCGGCTCGATCAGGCCGCCGCCGATCCCCACGATCGCGATGCCTGCGAGCGCTGCGAGCACGGCGATGAGGATCGGCATGGTGACGGTCACCGCGACGCCGATCTGGTTGAGCGCGGCGATCGCGCCCATCGCGATGATCGTGATGGTGACGATGCGGGTGAGCAGTGCACCGAATCGGAACCGCGAGAGGGCCGGCCGCATGAGATCCCCGACGAAGTTCGCGATGGCGGCGACGACGATCACGATCACGATCGCGACGAACAGGCGCGGCAGCCACGCGATGATGTCCTGCACGATACCTGCCACAGGGTTGCTCGGGCCGAAGGCGCCGAGTGCCAGCAGAAGGGCGATGAGCAGGATGAAGTAGTAGACGAGCTTGACGACCAGGGTCAGCGGGTCGATGCCTGTCGGTGCGAGAAGCCGGGATATGCCCGCCCTCTCGAGCAGGCGCTGGAAGCCGAGTCTCTTGAACAGGAACTCGAGTCCCTTGGCGATGCTCTTCGCGATCAGCCATCCGATCAGCAGGATGATGAAGAAGACGAGCAGCTGCAGCAGGAAATGTCCTATTCCGGCCAGCAGGCCTCCCAGTCCGTTCCAATCCATGGGTCTACCTCCCCTTTTCGGTCCGCCGCGGACTGTCCCCGGCAGAGGGTGCGGTATCGGTCTACGCGGCCGATGAGGCGCTCGACACCCGCTTGACGGGAAAAGCACGGCGGGGTAGCGGGTCGCGGATGCCCGGGCCAGAGCATCCGGCAGGATGGACGGATGCTGCTGCCGCCCAAGGCCCGTCCCGGTGATCGTGTCGCCATCCTCTCTCCGGCGTTCGCCGCACCGGCCGCGGGCCCTGAGCTGCATGATCAGGCGATGAGGCGTCTCACCGAGCTCACCGGTCTGATCCCGGTCGAGTACCCGACGACCCGGATGCTCGACGCGCCTCCCGAGGCGCGGGCGGCCGACGTGGATGCGGCGTTCGCCGACCCGGGCGTCCGGGCGATCCTCGCCACGATCGGCGGCGACGACCAGGTGCTCGTGACCCGGCACCTCGATCCCTCGCTCGCGGCAGCCGACCCCAAGCCGTTCCTCGGGTACAGCGACAACACGAACATCCTCAACTGGCTCTGGCGGCACGGTGTCGCCGGCTTCCACGGCGGCTCCACGCAGGTGCACCTCGGGGCGGGACCCGCGGTCGACGACATCCACGCAGCCTCTCTCCGGGCGGCGCTGCTCGACGGCGGCGAGCCCGAGATCACCGAGCCGGGTGAGTCGGAGGACTTCGGCCGCCGCTGGGCGAGCGCAGACTCGCTGCGCGAGTTCGGCGAGCGCTCCGTCACCGAGCCGTGGACGTGGGCGGGACCGGCCGTGCGGGTGACCGGCCGCACCTGGGGCGGCTGCCTCGAGGTGCTCGTGCAGCTCGCCCTCGCCGACCGGCTGCCGGCGAACGAGGAGCTCGCGGGCGGCATCCTGCTGCTCGAGACCAGCGAGCGGCTGACTCCCGCCCACGACGTCGCCGAGCACCTGCGCTCGTTCGGGGAGCGCGGGCTGCTGAACGCGGTGGCCGGCGTGCTCGTGGCCCGCACGCCGGTGAGCACGTTCGACGTGCTGCCGACCCCCGGCGAGCGGGCGCGGCTGCGCGCCGCGCAGCGTGATGTCGTCATCGAGGTCGTCGGACGGTACAACCCGGATGCCGTGGTCTGCGTGGGCGTGCCGTTCGGGCACACGCGTCCGCAGTGGATCCTGCCCTACGGCGGCGAGATGACGCTCGACGGAGCAGCACGGACCGTCACCGCACGCTACTGACGTCTATCGGCGAGGATGCCGGGCGGAGGAGCGCCAGACCGGAGAACTCGATCGGTTCCGTGGTGGCAGGTGCAGTCGCCAGCCGGCGTCAGACCATGTCCCGTCGATCGCGGCCCGGTTCGGGCTCACCAGAGGACGGCGATGCCCGCGTTCAGCAGTGTCAGCAGGCCGGCGCCCCAGAAGAGCGCGGGCGGCACCTGACCGGTCTTGCGCTGACGCGCCTGGCCGATGCCGAGGAACGCGCCGATGATGAGCAGCACGACGAGCTTGGTGCCGATCTTCGCGTAGTTCATCTCGACTCCGTCGGGCAGGCCCCATGGCGCAGCGAGTGCGAGTCCGGCGACCGCGGCGATCGAGATGCCGATCTGCATCAGCCGCGTGATCTCGCGCTTGCCGCCGAAAGCCTGCACCGCCCAGGCTCCGAACAGCACGGCGAAGCCGATGAGGTGCACGAACAGGACGAGATGGCGCAGGGTCTCCATGACCCCAGGCTAGCGCGTCAGCCCCGCAGCGCGCGGACCACCTGTGCGGTGCGCAGAGCCGCGTCCGCGGCCTCGGCGCCCTTGTCCTCCTTCGACCCCGGCAGTCCCGCCCGGTCGATGCCCTGCTTCTCGTCGTCGAGGGTCAGCACGCCGAATCCGACGGGCTTGCCGGCATCGAGCGCGACCCTGCTCAGCCCGTCGGTGGTGGCGGCGGAGACGTACTCGAAGTGCGGGGTGCCGCCGCGGATGATCACGCCGAGCGCGACCACGGCATCCGCCCCTCCGGCGAAAGCGGCCTGAGCCGCGACCGCCAGCTCGAACGAACCGGGCACGCGCACGAGGGTGTGCGCGGCCCCCGCCTCGTCGAGCACGCGCTGCGCTCCGGCGATGAGACCGTTCGAGATCGTCTCGTGCCATGTGCCCGCGATCACGACGACGCGCAGTCCGCTGCCGTCGATCGGGGTGGTCGGTGTGGGGGCTCCTGCGCCGCTCATGCGTCGTCCTTCCTGAGCGCGTCGGCCAGCTCGGCCGCGCCGATGATGTGGCCCATGCGGTCGCGCTTGGTCTCGAGGTACTGGTGGTTGTTGGGGCCGACGCCGACGATCAGCGGCACCTGCTCGACGACGTCGAGGCCGAGATCGCGCAGCTTCGTCACCTTGTCGGTGTTGTTGGTGAGCAGGCGCACCTTCGAGATGCCGAGGTCGGTGAGGATCCCTGCTGCGGCCGCGTACTCGCGTGCGTCGGCCGGCAGTCCGAGGGCGAGGTTGGCGTCGACGGTGTCGAGGCCCTCCTCCTGCAGCGCGTACGCGCGCAGCTTGTTGATCAGACCGATGCCACGGCCCTCATGGCCGCGCATGTAGATGACGACGCCGCCCTCTTCGTCGATGCGCTCGAGGGCAGCCTGCAGCTGCGGTCCGCACTCGCATTTCTGCGAGCCGAACGCCTCGCCGGTGAGGCACTCCGAGTGCACGCGCACCAGCGCCGTCTCGCCGGGCGTGCCCGAGACGACGGCGATGTGATCGGTTCCGCTGATGCGGTCCTTGTAGGCGAGGAAGCGGAAGGTGCCGTGGTCGGTCGGCACGTTGGCATCGGCGCGCAGGCTGACCCTTCTTCCGGTGCGCTGGGCGAGGCAGTCGGCCTCGTCGCGCGGGTCGACCTCGTTGAGGTGCGCGATCAGCTGCTCGATCGTGATCACCGGCACGCTCTCGCGGGCGCCGAGCTCCATGAGTGCGGGCAGACGCATCATGCTGCCGTCGTCGGCGACGACCTCGGCGATCGCGCCGACGGGCTGCAGGCCGGCCAGGCGCATCAGCTCGACGGCCGCCTCGGTGTGGCCGCCGCGCTCGCGCACGCCGCCGTCGACGGCGCGCAGCGGCAGGATGTGGCCGGGACGGATGAGGCTCGATGGTGTGGATGCCGGGTTCGCCAGCACGTTCAGGGTGAGTGCCCTGTCGTGGGCGCTGATGCCGGTGGTCACGCCCTCGGCGGCGTCGACGCTCACGGTGTACGCGGTGGTGCGGGCGTCCTCGTTGGTCTCGACCATGGGCGGCAGGTTGAGCTGGTCGGCGAGGTCGGCCGGCATCGGGGCGCAGATCAGGCCAGACGTCCAGCGCACCATCCAGGCCATCGTCTCGGCCGTCGCGAGCTCGGCGGAGATGATGATGTCGCCCTCGTTCTCGCGGTTCTCGTCGTCGGCGACGATGATCGGCCTGCCGGCGCGCAGCGCGTCGAGAGCGTCGGACAGCGGGGACAGGCTCATCGCGAGCCTCCTTCTGTGAGGGCGCGGAACGCGAGAAGTCGCTCCACGTGACGGGCGAGGATGTCGGTCTCGAGGTTGACGACGTCGCCCGGCTCGAGGGAGCAGAGGATGGTCGCCTCGAGCGTCTCGGGGATCAGGGAGACCTCGAACCAGTGGTCATCGGCGTCGCCGGCGGCCGGGCTCACCGCGCTCACGGTGAGGGAGGTGCCGGCGACGCTGACAGAGCCCTTGTCGACGACGAGCGGCGCGAGATCGGCGGGGAGGCTGATCCTGAGCACGCGCCACTGCTCGCCAGGCCGCACCTCGAGCACGGTGCCGACGCCGTCGACGTGACCCTGCACGATGTGGCCGCCGAGACGCGCGCCCACGGGCATCGCCTTCTCGATGTTGACCCGCGAGCCGACCTCGACGGCGCCCAGCGCCGAGACGTCCAGCGTCTGCTTCATGACGTCGGCGTCGAAGGTGGTCGCGGTCGAGCCGACCACGGTGAGGCACACGCCGCTCACGGCGATGGACTCGCCGTGCACGGCATCCGCTGCGGCCTTCGGCGCGTGCACCGTCAGCCGCCACCCGTCTCCTGAGGCCGAGATGCCGGCGATCTCGCCGATCTCCTCGATGATTCCGGTGAACATCAGCTTCCTTCCTTCCCCGCGGCGGGATCCGTCGCGGGACGAGCGATCGCGAGCAGGTCGACGCCCACGGGCAGCCATTCGTCGACCTGCAGCCGCACGGCGTCGCCGATCGACGAGACGCCGATGTCGGTGAGCGCGAGGCGGTCGCCGCCGAGCAGCACCGGTGCGATGTACGCGAGCACGGTGTCGGCGCACCCTGCGGCGACGAAGGCGCTCGCGATCGTCGGACCGCCCTCGATGAACACCCGCTGCACGCCGCGGTCGCGCAGGTCGGCGAGGACGGCGGTCAGGTCACGGGTGTCGTAGAACAGCGGAGCGTGCGGATGCCGGTGCACCGCAGCGCCGGGCGGAGTGGGGCGCGAGCCGATCACGACGGGGATCGGCTGGCGTGCGTAGAGCGCCTGCCCGTCGCGAGCGGTGAGAGCGGGGTCGTCGGCCAGCACCGTCCCCGTGCCCACGACGATCGCATCCGCCTCCGCGCGCCGCCGGTGCACGTCCGCGCGGGCCTCGGGACCGGTGATCCACTGGCTGGATCCGTCGGATGCCGCGGCGCGGCCGTCCAGGCTCTGCGCCCACTTCACGGTGACGTGCGGGCGGTTCAGTCGCTGAACGGTCAGCCAGTCGGCGATGAGGTGGCGCGAGGCATCCGCCTGCTCTCCTGCGACGACCTCGACGCCGGCGGCGCGCAGACGATCGCCACCGCCGCTGGACGCATCGCCCGGGTCATCGACCGCGTAGACCACGCGGCTGACGCCGGCATCGATCAGCGCCTGTGCGCACGGCCCGGTGCGTCCGGTGTGATTGCAGGGCTCGAGGGTGACGACGGCGGTCGCACCGGCCGCCTGCCCCGGTGCGAGCTTCGAGAGGGCGTCGACCTCGGCATGAGGAGTGCCCGCACCGCGATGCCAGCCCTCGGCCAGCACCTCGCCGGCGGGGGAGAGGATGACGGCGCCCACCTGCGGGTTGATGCCGCGCGGGCCGTTCGCGGCGAGCGCGAGGGCGCGGGTCATCGCTCCGCGTTCGGCCTCGGTCACTGCCATCGGTCATCCTTCTCTGGGTTCCCGGGGTCTGCAGCGCGCGCGTACGCCACGTGCTGCCTCTCCTCCGGACTAGCGAGCGGATGCTCGCATCACCGTCGGTCCCGGAGTTCCACCGGATCGGCGCCTGTCGCCAGGCGTTCGCGGACTGTCACCGCCGGTTCGGATTCTCACCGACCCCGGAGCACGTTGATGCTCAGAGTCTACTCAACGTGCGCTCCGGCGATTCATTCCCTGTAATACGAACCGCTCATTTCAGCAGCCGCGACAGGCGGCGGTCTGCCAGCACCTTGCCGCCGGTCTGGCACGTCGGGCAGTACTCCAGCGATCTGTCGGCGAAGAACACGCTGCGCACCGTGTCGCCGCACACAGGGCATGCCTCGCCGCGTCGAGCGTGCACCTGCATGCCGCGGCGCTTGGCGTCCTTAAGATCCGCGGGCGGCTTGCCTGCGGCCTCGTCGACCGCCTCGCGGAGAGTGCGCTGCATGGCGTCGTAGAGGCGGTCGATCTCCGCGTCGTCGAGGTTCGCGGCCGGCGCGTAGGGCGACATCTTCGCGGCGTGCAGGATCTCGTCGCTGTACGCATTGCCGATGCCCGCGATGAGGCCCTGGTCGCGGAGCAGCCCCTTGATCTGGGTGCGGCGCCCGGCCAGCAGGGCGGCGAAGGCATCCCGGGTGAAATCGTCGTCGAGCGGGTCCGGTCCGAGGCGGGCGATGCCGGGCACGTCGGCCGGATCGCGAACGACGTACACCGCGAGCGACTTCTTCGTGCCGGCCTCGGTGAGGTCGAAGCCGCTGCCGTCGTCCAGCGCCACGCGCATGGCGATCGGGCTGCGGCCGGGCTTGATGAGCGTCGTCGGCAGCGCGTCGTACCAGCGCAGCCAGCCTGCTTTCGCGAGGTGGAAGACGAGGTGGAGGTCGTCGCCGAGGGAGAGGTCGATGAACTTGCCGTGCCGCGAGGCTGCCGCGATCCGGGCATCCTGCAGCGCGGTGACCGGCGGGTCGAAGGTCTTCAGCGCCGCGATCGCCGCGACGCTGACGCGCGTGACCGTCCGCCCCGCCGTCCGCGCGGCGAGGAAATCGACGAGTCCCTGTACCTCAGGCATCTCGGGCATGCCGTCATCCTGTCACGGGTCGCCGAGGTCGGGGCCGGATGTCGGGCTTCACGGACGATCCGGTGCACCTGCGGCGTGTCGGTCGGCGGCGCGCCGCGCTGCGGGCATTCGGTCCGAGACCCCCGACGGATGCCGGGTGCCGGATGCCGGATGTCGGGCATCCCGGACAATCCGGTGCACCTGCGGCGTGTCGGTCGGCGGCGCGCCGCGCTGCGGGCATTCGGTCCGAGACCCCCGACGGATGCCGGATGCCGGATGCCGGATGCCGGATGCCGGTGAGTCCCGATCAGAGCACCGGCCACTCGACCGGAGTCCGGTCGTCTGTCGCGAGCAGACCCGCGATCCAGCCGTCGTCTCGGCCTCGCGCGCCGGTGAGGCCCTGCCGCAGCGTCCCCTCGTACCGGAACCCGAGCGATCGCGCCGTGCGGGCGGAGGGGATGTTGCCCACGACCGCGCGCCAGCCGAGCCGGGCGAGCGTCAGCTCGTCGAACGCGAAGTCGACGACGGCTCGAGCCGCCTCTCCCATCACGCCCTGTCCGCGGAACTCGGCGACACCCCAGTATCCGATCTCCGCATCGCCGCCGTGCGCGTGCTCGGTTATCCGGTGCAGGCCGATCATGCCGGCGAGCACGCCGTCCTTCCGGATGGCCCACACGGTCTCGACGCCATCAGCCCACCACTTCGCCACCAGCTCCACGAACTCGACCGCGTTCTGACGGGTGTACGGGCTGGGCACCGTCGTCCACCTCGGCACCTCCGGGTCCTGGCAGGCGGCGGTGATCGCGTCGATGTCGGCTTCGGCCGGGATGCTGAGCACGAGCCTCTCGGTCCGCAGGATGACGGGTTGCATCGCACCAGCGTAATGGCGCTCGGTAGGCTGGATTCCGCGGCCCGTCGCTGTGGCAGCAGAGGAGGACGAGCCGTGACCGTGCAGCGCTCATCGCCGAGAGGCGTCGTGGCCTCGCTCGTGGCATCGGCGATGTTCGGTGCGATCTTCTTCATCGCCGCCCAGCTGCAGTCCTCGGCCGAGGTCGTCTACGCCTGGCGGGTCGT
It encodes:
- a CDS encoding Fpg/Nei family DNA glycosylase; translated protein: MPEMPEVQGLVDFLAARTAGRTVTRVSVAAIAALKTFDPPVTALQDARIAAASRHGKFIDLSLGDDLHLVFHLAKAGWLRWYDALPTTLIKPGRSPIAMRVALDDGSGFDLTEAGTKKSLAVYVVRDPADVPGIARLGPDPLDDDFTRDAFAALLAGRRTQIKGLLRDQGLIAGIGNAYSDEILHAAKMSPYAPAANLDDAEIDRLYDAMQRTLREAVDEAAGKPPADLKDAKRRGMQVHARRGEACPVCGDTVRSVFFADRSLEYCPTCQTGGKVLADRRLSRLLK
- a CDS encoding GNAT family N-acetyltransferase gives rise to the protein MQPVILRTERLVLSIPAEADIDAITAACQDPEVPRWTTVPSPYTRQNAVEFVELVAKWWADGVETVWAIRKDGVLAGMIGLHRITEHAHGGDAEIGYWGVAEFRGQGVMGEAARAVVDFAFDELTLARLGWRAVVGNIPSARTARSLGFRYEGTLRQGLTGARGRDDGWIAGLLATDDRTPVEWPVL